A genomic region of uncultured Paludibaculum sp. contains the following coding sequences:
- a CDS encoding ferritin-like protein: MRAIIRLMTVPDERRDDAWLRDALQAAIQLELGTIPPYLFASWSVDTNADPDGVAALISGIAHEEMGHMGIACNLLAAVRGRPNILAAVSKYPAVLPLDIHKGLEIGLAHLSKDVLLNAFMAIEEPETLLAADTDFQPSGSLLIGRFYDSVLEAFSSRSEPLETAKQVDLTGFGFSSPIRELKDVKEAIGLIKRQGEGSDGSPLEADGEVAHFYRFGEIFHGAELQAVEGGPFPFAYTGKGVRFPGVLALTVANDQESAEFNRLYVGMLRQLQQAWDLGGDAGVVALAGAVSAMSGMQGEAMVLAALQKGPSFVASDAPVSATDPAGAPALAPPIGPGRFVHVLQILDQAVGGGVFGAHGPFWRGKTRDQFVQLKVFGSQLLVLGSAKDSNLVLALRGQVPFGSDTGAAGATFRRMPAARPPVPDADIDFIASWIDDGCPGDAPAEAVASLSHSTGAQRPDPKVHNAFWRDFDDWAMYHASDETQSAIGVTFGFFPAWQGFAKDATKEGGWTEALVADGVHAAVEMLAVRQKQTLESHYGLPVPLLAVLDGFERFGNDGLPDDPLRPQNPRHNMNGAIMWFIWSSFAEACIRLDVVAEFWRFYMRAILCGLLNDGVYRKRFNVRGFSPVEEDHLKIFEYCQRVPDADLTAELRSRYADSGL, from the coding sequence ATGAGAGCAATCATTCGACTGATGACGGTGCCAGACGAGAGGCGCGACGACGCGTGGCTCCGCGATGCGTTGCAGGCCGCCATCCAACTGGAACTGGGTACGATTCCCCCCTACCTGTTCGCCTCCTGGTCTGTCGACACCAACGCCGATCCGGACGGTGTCGCCGCGCTGATCTCCGGGATAGCACACGAAGAGATGGGGCACATGGGGATTGCATGCAACCTGCTGGCGGCCGTCAGAGGGCGGCCCAACATACTGGCCGCCGTATCGAAGTACCCGGCCGTGCTGCCGCTGGATATTCACAAGGGGCTGGAAATCGGCTTGGCGCATCTTTCGAAGGATGTCCTGCTCAACGCTTTCATGGCTATCGAGGAACCGGAGACTCTGCTTGCCGCTGACACCGACTTTCAGCCAAGCGGCTCTCTTCTGATCGGCCGGTTCTACGATTCCGTGTTGGAGGCGTTTTCCAGTCGCTCCGAACCGCTGGAGACCGCCAAACAGGTGGATCTCACTGGCTTCGGGTTTTCCAGTCCGATTCGTGAACTCAAGGACGTGAAGGAAGCGATCGGCTTAATCAAACGGCAGGGTGAGGGCAGTGACGGTTCGCCGCTCGAAGCTGATGGAGAAGTGGCCCATTTCTACCGCTTCGGTGAGATTTTCCACGGAGCGGAACTCCAAGCGGTGGAGGGCGGTCCTTTCCCGTTCGCGTACACCGGCAAGGGCGTGCGATTCCCCGGGGTGCTTGCTCTGACCGTAGCCAACGATCAGGAATCAGCGGAATTCAACCGCCTCTATGTCGGAATGCTGCGGCAACTGCAGCAGGCCTGGGATCTGGGTGGAGATGCCGGCGTCGTCGCCCTGGCGGGTGCGGTTTCCGCAATGAGCGGCATGCAGGGGGAGGCAATGGTACTCGCCGCACTCCAGAAAGGCCCCTCCTTCGTGGCATCCGATGCGCCGGTGTCGGCAACTGATCCCGCAGGGGCGCCAGCCCTGGCTCCCCCGATTGGCCCCGGACGATTCGTGCACGTGCTGCAAATTCTCGATCAGGCTGTCGGCGGCGGCGTGTTCGGTGCACACGGGCCTTTTTGGCGCGGCAAGACCCGCGATCAATTTGTGCAATTGAAGGTCTTCGGCAGCCAACTGCTAGTGCTGGGAAGCGCTAAGGACTCGAATCTGGTGCTGGCCCTCCGCGGCCAAGTTCCCTTTGGAAGCGACACGGGTGCGGCAGGCGCCACCTTCCGCCGTATGCCTGCCGCCCGCCCGCCCGTACCCGATGCCGATATCGACTTCATCGCAAGCTGGATTGACGACGGATGTCCCGGCGACGCCCCCGCCGAAGCTGTAGCATCCCTCTCACACTCGACCGGCGCACAGCGTCCTGACCCGAAGGTACACAATGCGTTCTGGCGCGACTTCGACGATTGGGCAATGTACCACGCCAGCGACGAAACGCAGAGCGCTATCGGGGTGACCTTCGGTTTCTTCCCCGCCTGGCAGGGATTTGCGAAAGATGCCACAAAGGAAGGTGGGTGGACCGAGGCCCTGGTGGCAGACGGGGTCCACGCCGCCGTAGAAATGCTGGCAGTACGTCAGAAACAGACCCTGGAAAGTCATTACGGCTTGCCGGTGCCGTTGTTAGCCGTCCTTGACGGCTTCGAGCGCTTCGGCAACGATGGACTGCCTGACGATCCGTTGAGGCCCCAGAACCCGCGGCACAACATGAATGGAGCCATCATGTGGTTCATCTGGAGCTCCTTTGCCGAGGCCTGCATCCGTCTCGATGTTGTTGCGGAGTTCTGGCGCTTCTACATGCGCGCCATTCTCTGCGGTTTGCTCAACGACGGCGTCTATCGCAAGCGATTCAACGTGCGCGGATTCTCGCCGGTGGAGGAAGATCATCTGAAGATCTTCGAGTATTGTCAGCGAGTCCCCGACGCGGATCTGACGGCCGAACTACGCAGCCGCTACGCCGATTCGGGGTTATAG
- a CDS encoding ferritin-like domain-containing protein: protein MNPRIIPLNLPAGLEQEVAGNPVTTRLESTVANCYPGLEMDIRNLDRRFFPGLLFDFVHFEDNDPDVRSRGAKLVAVDPSDAAESNPDLTRQLSQLAAIITRTPVYLEAITCGSGERIELYDSSRLPYNWDVVWRLVRSLDATPVRIEVASRDGSGSQPVMSLIAPRRVYWNAQGELSESFEPGELGQSLCSPWQHDFRDCGCTYWASNHPDIVLPAHPATIGEARQPGDEAGRAEDPLIWMRWDQSKNEAARPTATASRPFEMDHYEMNQRWRDLAMVIEGRERRIPWSVGLVEEAAPLDPARLESELRRLAGVEHALALEYLYARYTVRFEDPTLDPVSQGHADFIAHELLLIAISEMQHLRWVNQLLWELNAEPAGLDPPLAVAAEVPTLGSDGKPGFRPPRMLPIDEAVQGFIDAEAPSGTIDGQYSRILALLRQGLPAQLVTPRPDNPADPRPAPMEHRGRREYPPSVIGLVERIIADGVTHYSRFREMKALLDRPRPVSLVRRLENITPKSPAVTVQSPAGTTRRVTFALFVRLYRTLLSALRDAYSSGRVEDRSSIIRAREAMTELDDLAGLLALRGIAIPLLDVAHRALRDPKP from the coding sequence ATGAACCCGCGTATAATACCGCTGAACCTTCCCGCCGGCCTGGAACAGGAAGTCGCCGGGAACCCGGTCACTACCCGCCTCGAAAGTACCGTCGCCAACTGCTACCCCGGCCTTGAGATGGACATCCGCAACCTGGACCGGCGTTTCTTCCCCGGGCTTCTTTTTGACTTCGTCCATTTCGAAGACAACGACCCCGATGTCCGCAGCCGCGGCGCAAAGCTGGTCGCGGTCGATCCATCGGACGCTGCCGAATCCAACCCGGATCTCACTCGCCAGCTTTCCCAACTGGCCGCCATCATCACGCGCACGCCCGTCTACTTGGAAGCAATTACATGTGGTTCCGGCGAACGCATCGAACTCTACGATTCCTCGCGACTTCCCTACAACTGGGACGTAGTCTGGCGCCTCGTGCGCTCTCTTGATGCAACGCCCGTCCGCATCGAAGTGGCCTCGCGCGACGGGAGTGGCTCCCAGCCCGTCATGTCGCTGATCGCACCCCGCCGCGTTTATTGGAATGCGCAAGGGGAACTCTCAGAATCCTTTGAACCCGGCGAACTCGGCCAGAGTCTCTGTTCGCCGTGGCAGCACGACTTCCGCGATTGCGGCTGCACCTATTGGGCATCCAACCATCCCGACATCGTGCTACCTGCACACCCCGCCACCATCGGCGAAGCACGTCAGCCCGGCGACGAGGCCGGCCGCGCCGAGGATCCCCTGATCTGGATGCGCTGGGACCAATCGAAGAACGAGGCCGCCCGTCCTACCGCCACTGCCTCCCGCCCTTTCGAAATGGATCACTACGAGATGAACCAGCGCTGGCGCGATCTGGCCATGGTGATCGAAGGCCGCGAGCGACGAATCCCCTGGTCCGTCGGGCTCGTCGAGGAAGCCGCCCCGCTCGATCCCGCCCGCCTCGAATCCGAGTTAAGGCGCCTCGCCGGTGTTGAACACGCCCTCGCCCTCGAGTACCTCTATGCCCGCTACACAGTACGTTTTGAGGATCCGACGCTCGACCCGGTAAGTCAGGGCCACGCCGATTTCATCGCGCACGAACTACTCCTGATTGCCATCAGCGAAATGCAGCATCTGCGCTGGGTGAATCAGTTGCTCTGGGAATTGAATGCAGAGCCGGCCGGTTTAGATCCACCTCTCGCCGTTGCTGCGGAGGTTCCCACTCTTGGTTCGGACGGGAAGCCTGGCTTTCGGCCGCCCCGAATGCTTCCCATTGATGAAGCCGTCCAGGGCTTCATCGACGCCGAAGCACCCAGCGGGACCATTGATGGCCAGTATTCCAGGATACTCGCCCTGCTGCGACAAGGGCTGCCCGCCCAATTGGTTACTCCCCGTCCTGACAACCCTGCGGACCCGCGTCCCGCACCTATGGAGCACCGCGGCCGCCGTGAGTATCCTCCGAGCGTCATCGGACTGGTAGAACGCATCATCGCTGATGGAGTGACCCACTATTCGCGATTCCGCGAGATGAAAGCGCTGTTGGACCGGCCGCGTCCCGTCTCTCTCGTGCGCCGCCTTGAGAACATCACTCCAAAGAGTCCGGCTGTCACCGTGCAATCACCCGCGGGAACCACTCGTCGCGTCACCTTCGCACTATTTGTCCGGCTCTATCGCACACTGCTCTCCGCTCTCCGTGACGCCTATTCCTCCGGCCGCGTGGAGGATCGCTCCTCCATTATCCGAGCCCGCGAGGCCATGACGGAATTGGATGACCTCGCTGGCCTGCTTGCGTTGCGGGGCATCGCCATTCCCCTGCTCGATGTGGCTCACCGTGCCTTGCGGGATCCCAAGCCATGA
- a CDS encoding LodA/GoxA family CTQ-dependent oxidase: MIQTIKIFPPIGIARLGNSRDGYFIGPERPDEVVTPAGGFRDGTGLKRQAARFYLFAFDENGHLVQEITSDDAEIKWTLHIANTKAADQFFHPKTAQNAPLRNAGFHDRNQLKLDPGPVSISGVNSAFADLAASRAAGNARDIEVNQLFLDQPVRFVLGAIMTDDRGRLVALGGLGESRSPVGMPLSSPGSDFADHDGWYDDVSDGRVSATVTLADGSQPRVESAWLIVAPPKYAPGLHSIVSLYDTLLQSAVDRGLMPNPVDAPNFKPSLVRDIQPILTRAANMRWVYNNGAPQFSSGAGFHHTLGQPAPAVVFGRISKPSAIAGNPGTGGSMPKMWSDLYPAGPNGTLTRIQYRMLEMWKNGTVDATPVPPDPDINPDGLTRAALDPCVGAAFFPGIEASWRIRDVFPYLEPFRLNADQLLPGDVTSQMSLPWQSDFLDCAVEPGNAGTNLVWWPAQRPIAVLKSAGSSYIRWARMSDDPASPEMSVEDMITQWHKLGFVTEQANGRFEEETRP; encoded by the coding sequence ATGATCCAAACGATTAAGATCTTTCCACCCATCGGCATCGCCCGGTTGGGTAACAGCCGCGATGGTTACTTCATCGGACCAGAGAGGCCGGACGAAGTGGTGACTCCGGCCGGAGGGTTTCGCGACGGCACGGGACTGAAGCGGCAAGCCGCGCGCTTCTACCTTTTCGCCTTTGACGAGAACGGACACTTGGTACAGGAAATCACCAGCGACGATGCCGAGATTAAATGGACGCTCCACATCGCCAACACCAAAGCCGCCGACCAATTCTTTCATCCCAAGACCGCCCAGAACGCGCCTTTGCGAAACGCCGGCTTCCATGACCGGAATCAACTGAAACTGGACCCCGGTCCAGTATCGATCTCCGGTGTCAACAGCGCCTTTGCTGACTTGGCGGCATCCAGGGCCGCCGGTAATGCCAGGGATATCGAGGTGAACCAGCTGTTTTTGGATCAACCTGTACGCTTCGTTCTCGGCGCCATTATGACCGATGATCGCGGTCGCCTGGTCGCCCTGGGCGGTCTCGGAGAATCGAGATCGCCCGTCGGGATGCCGCTCAGTTCACCCGGCTCCGATTTCGCAGACCACGATGGGTGGTACGACGACGTCTCCGATGGACGCGTGAGCGCGACAGTAACACTGGCTGACGGATCACAGCCACGGGTCGAGAGCGCCTGGCTGATCGTCGCTCCTCCCAAATATGCGCCGGGTCTACATAGCATTGTGTCGCTCTACGATACACTGCTGCAGTCGGCCGTAGATCGGGGCTTGATGCCGAATCCCGTGGACGCTCCGAACTTCAAACCTTCCCTGGTCCGTGATATCCAGCCCATCCTTACGCGCGCCGCGAACATGCGCTGGGTCTACAACAACGGGGCACCTCAGTTCAGTTCGGGAGCTGGCTTTCATCACACCTTGGGCCAACCGGCCCCTGCTGTCGTATTCGGCCGGATCTCCAAACCTTCGGCAATCGCGGGGAATCCGGGCACGGGCGGTAGCATGCCGAAAATGTGGTCCGACCTCTACCCTGCCGGACCCAACGGCACCCTCACCCGGATCCAATACAGGATGCTCGAAATGTGGAAGAACGGAACCGTGGATGCGACGCCCGTCCCTCCCGATCCAGACATCAATCCGGACGGATTGACGCGCGCCGCCCTAGATCCCTGCGTGGGAGCCGCCTTCTTTCCAGGCATCGAGGCGAGTTGGAGAATTCGAGATGTCTTCCCGTATCTGGAGCCGTTCCGGCTCAATGCGGACCAACTGTTGCCCGGCGATGTCACCAGTCAGATGTCGCTGCCTTGGCAATCGGACTTCCTTGACTGCGCCGTGGAGCCCGGCAACGCGGGAACGAATCTCGTCTGGTGGCCGGCGCAGCGTCCGATCGCGGTGCTCAAATCGGCCGGCAGCAGCTACATTCGGTGGGCCCGAATGTCCGATGATCCCGCGTCGCCGGAAATGTCCGTGGAAGACATGATCACCCAGTGGCACAAACTGGGATTTGTCACGGAGCAGGCAAACGGCAGGTTTGAAGAAGAAACCCGGCCTTGA
- a CDS encoding di-heme oxidoredictase family protein, producing the protein MSKQHTARFAEGFSFLLLACLLLASAPRSTAQPPKDPGPRPNPQSLIPAPIPGLNVNELTLFNETLLRISELEGTCDTCAQQPEGQLPIDGCPNNPFSPCGLVNSAGIGPVFNADQCISCHIHPVLGGGSPAQNPAHQIATRQGALNTVPSFEKSDGAFREVRFKYNPDGSRDGGVTSLFTVRGRRDAPNCNLMQPDFETAYQKANVAFRIPLSLFGLGLIESIPDRAIRANMAANAALKQSLGIGGKPNMIANTGTISRFGWKAQNGSINVFAGEAYNVEMGITNDLFPITRNEEPGCNVAYEPFDIPRTKAGFYENPVKIIPAWLMFTVFMRFVDAPRPVVLSPTAQLGRQQFNEIGCALCHAPSFQIPGTATPSDVPEEQVGPSTVALRGKTVNLYSDLLLHKMGATLADNIIQGAAGPDEFRTTPLWGIGQRLFFLHDGRTADLMTAIQDHYSAAGSDGGDNPAKDQASSGYGASEANAVIDRFNALADAKKQAILDFLRSL; encoded by the coding sequence ATGTCAAAACAGCACACGGCTCGTTTCGCCGAGGGCTTCTCGTTCCTACTGCTTGCATGCCTGTTGCTCGCGAGTGCGCCCCGCTCGACCGCCCAGCCGCCCAAAGACCCAGGACCCCGGCCTAACCCGCAATCGCTGATTCCTGCGCCGATTCCCGGTCTTAACGTGAATGAACTGACCCTCTTCAACGAAACCCTGCTGCGCATTTCCGAACTGGAAGGCACCTGCGATACCTGTGCGCAACAACCGGAAGGTCAGCTTCCGATCGACGGCTGCCCCAATAACCCATTCTCTCCTTGCGGGCTAGTGAATTCGGCAGGCATCGGCCCGGTTTTCAATGCCGATCAGTGCATCAGTTGCCACATCCACCCGGTCCTAGGGGGAGGATCTCCGGCGCAAAACCCCGCGCATCAGATTGCTACCCGGCAGGGCGCCCTGAATACCGTGCCTTCCTTCGAAAAATCGGATGGCGCGTTCCGCGAAGTGCGCTTCAAGTACAATCCTGACGGCTCGAGGGATGGCGGAGTCACTAGTCTGTTCACCGTTCGCGGAAGGCGCGATGCCCCCAACTGCAATCTAATGCAGCCGGACTTCGAGACCGCGTACCAAAAGGCCAACGTCGCATTTCGCATTCCGCTCTCCCTCTTTGGGCTGGGCCTGATCGAAAGCATACCGGATCGCGCGATTCGTGCCAACATGGCGGCAAACGCCGCGCTGAAGCAATCGCTCGGAATTGGGGGGAAGCCCAACATGATCGCGAACACCGGTACGATAAGTAGGTTCGGCTGGAAGGCTCAGAACGGGTCCATCAATGTGTTTGCAGGCGAGGCCTACAACGTCGAAATGGGTATCACTAACGATCTCTTTCCCATCACCAGAAACGAAGAGCCGGGCTGCAACGTAGCGTATGAGCCCTTCGATATCCCGCGCACTAAGGCGGGGTTCTACGAAAACCCGGTGAAGATCATCCCAGCTTGGCTCATGTTCACGGTCTTCATGCGGTTCGTCGATGCTCCGCGACCGGTGGTGCTTTCGCCGACTGCGCAACTGGGACGGCAACAGTTTAACGAGATCGGCTGCGCGCTCTGCCACGCTCCGTCCTTCCAGATCCCCGGAACCGCGACTCCCAGCGACGTACCCGAGGAGCAGGTTGGACCGTCTACGGTTGCGTTGCGCGGCAAGACCGTGAATCTCTATTCCGACCTGCTCTTGCATAAAATGGGTGCCACTCTGGCCGACAACATCATCCAGGGCGCCGCAGGTCCCGATGAATTCCGGACCACGCCGCTTTGGGGGATCGGCCAACGCCTCTTCTTCCTGCACGACGGGCGAACCGCCGATCTGATGACGGCGATTCAGGATCACTACTCGGCCGCCGGTTCGGATGGCGGTGACAACCCAGCCAAGGACCAAGCCTCCTCAGGTTATGGTGCTTCGGAGGCGAACGCCGTAATTGACAGGTTTAATGCTCTAGCCGACGCGAAGAAGCAGGCCATTCTCGATTTTCTGAGGTCGCTGTAA
- a CDS encoding replication protein RepA produces MTGHPSYGLPWGQDRLLPIFLATVAIRQRSPRITFSSAAEMLDAFGLQQGGSQYRRLVASFQRIFGATIFFGTETQLERTAVVHSARFNFMSEARIWYSRSSLERLLPGDCQNMILLSDEFYREILDHPIPTDLEAAKALSSSPAVLDLFMWLSYRCFTARGQERIPLFGPFGLVNQLGSAEYARPRKFREKLEGWLDLVRTMWPECPASIDGDGTGLFIDPAHAVLPLVVSNARN; encoded by the coding sequence GTGACCGGGCATCCCAGTTACGGGCTACCTTGGGGGCAAGACCGCCTTCTCCCTATCTTCTTGGCTACCGTAGCAATTCGACAGAGATCGCCACGGATCACCTTCAGCAGCGCCGCCGAGATGCTGGATGCCTTTGGGCTTCAGCAGGGTGGTTCTCAGTACCGCCGGCTGGTCGCATCCTTTCAGCGGATCTTTGGGGCGACCATCTTCTTCGGAACAGAAACACAACTCGAGCGCACGGCGGTCGTTCACAGCGCTCGATTCAATTTCATGTCCGAGGCCAGAATCTGGTACTCCCGCAGCAGCCTGGAACGGCTTCTGCCAGGCGACTGCCAGAACATGATCCTGTTGAGCGATGAGTTCTATCGTGAGATTCTTGACCATCCGATTCCCACGGATCTTGAAGCAGCCAAAGCGCTGTCGTCCTCCCCGGCAGTTCTGGATCTGTTCATGTGGCTCTCCTACCGCTGCTTCACAGCGCGTGGGCAAGAGCGGATTCCGCTATTCGGCCCCTTCGGACTGGTGAACCAACTCGGAAGCGCAGAATATGCACGGCCGCGCAAGTTTCGAGAGAAGTTGGAGGGCTGGTTGGACCTGGTGCGAACCATGTGGCCCGAATGTCCGGCTTCGATTGATGGTGATGGTACCGGGTTGTTCATTGATCCAGCTCATGCGGTGCTGCCGCTGGTGGTGTCCAATGCGAGGAACTGA
- a CDS encoding NAD(P)/FAD-dependent oxidoreductase — protein MTQTFDVAVIGAGPAGSATALLLARQGLSVAVCDGPRRRTLSIGETLPRHASELLRRLGLWEGFCAQSHLPSPGMMSAWGSPNVWTTDYLFSPLGNGWHLDRTKFNDLLIETAARAGVTLLRETRVTACEKGDADWRLATRDAHGRQKLACHFVVDACGRTSGLSLGPMGRLVSDRLVAVACLCMPASSATTSSYTLVEAVDQGWFYSALLPSGYYIVTYVTDADLHSDDRKRSIRFFEDQLKKAPHTRERTGGITSAFSIIPAFSSMREHAADRNWLAVGDAARSYDPLSGMGLCMSMSMAIDAADAIARRFHGDVSGLESYELLNRQAYAEYIQAHGACYRLEQRWPECGFWRRRHNMSDLDNLRFT, from the coding sequence ATGACGCAAACTTTCGACGTCGCAGTGATCGGAGCCGGACCGGCGGGCAGCGCGACCGCGCTGCTGCTTGCACGGCAGGGCCTATCCGTCGCGGTCTGCGATGGCCCGCGACGCCGGACGCTGTCCATTGGGGAGACTCTTCCACGCCACGCTTCGGAGTTGCTTCGACGCCTGGGCCTGTGGGAAGGATTCTGCGCACAATCGCATCTCCCCTCGCCCGGAATGATGTCCGCGTGGGGCAGCCCGAATGTCTGGACTACCGACTACCTGTTTTCTCCGCTCGGAAACGGCTGGCATCTGGACCGGACCAAGTTCAACGATCTCCTAATTGAAACCGCGGCACGCGCCGGCGTCACCCTCCTCCGTGAGACGAGAGTCACCGCCTGTGAGAAGGGCGATGCCGACTGGCGCTTGGCCACCCGGGATGCGCACGGCAGGCAGAAACTTGCCTGCCACTTTGTCGTAGATGCCTGCGGCAGAACCTCGGGATTATCACTCGGGCCTATGGGACGGCTTGTCTCGGATCGGCTGGTGGCGGTAGCCTGCTTGTGCATGCCGGCATCGTCCGCTACCACTTCTTCCTACACGTTGGTCGAAGCGGTCGACCAGGGTTGGTTCTATTCCGCTCTGCTGCCCTCGGGATATTACATCGTAACCTACGTAACCGACGCGGATCTCCACTCCGACGACCGCAAACGAAGCATCCGCTTCTTCGAAGACCAGTTGAAGAAGGCTCCACACACGCGGGAGCGAACCGGAGGCATAACCTCGGCTTTTTCGATCATTCCGGCGTTCAGCTCAATGCGAGAGCACGCCGCCGATCGGAATTGGCTGGCCGTTGGGGACGCAGCTCGAAGTTACGATCCGCTGTCGGGGATGGGACTGTGCATGTCGATGAGCATGGCCATCGACGCCGCCGATGCAATCGCACGCCGCTTTCACGGAGACGTTTCCGGACTCGAGTCATATGAACTGCTCAACCGCCAGGCATACGCCGAGTACATCCAGGCGCACGGGGCCTGCTATCGTCTTGAACAACGCTGGCCTGAGTGCGGTTTCTGGCGGCGGCGCCATAATATGTCCGATCTTGACAATCTGCGGTTTACTTAG
- a CDS encoding radical SAM protein codes for MPHLIQIQECSGAPLLPAMPEPYHVVRGDVHVLFVPDGSRLYELPAGTIASDLEGLVRTLGAEPAAPPLRFEEQASALSLNIAQACNLACAYCYADEGRFGGDPQLMPQELAELAISRHLDRTGPTGVSIGFIGGEPLLNRPVLHHSVAYAANLAARRRVPVTFGITTNGALLSSADIELLRSYPFAVTISLDGVRGAHDAVRKTRSGAPSFDAILERVAPLLSNPGRAKIAARVTLTRRFLDVAACVDELAAAGFGEIGFSPLRTSPDSSLCLQDSDWQVLLAAMQHAAARDWARVEGTRDALRFSNFATALKQLYRGASEVLPCRAAAGYVSLSAKGRYYTCHRTVNDDACDLGDAASGPSPEARLRFVSERHVDSQEPCRTCWARYLCGGGCHAEVLQAGRSGCDFIRGWLEHCIAVYPRVLSCRPDLLRTVRIKELPE; via the coding sequence ATGCCGCATCTGATTCAGATCCAGGAATGCTCCGGGGCTCCCCTGCTTCCCGCAATGCCCGAGCCTTATCACGTAGTGCGCGGCGATGTGCATGTACTGTTTGTACCCGACGGCTCCCGCCTGTACGAATTGCCTGCGGGCACCATCGCTTCCGATCTCGAAGGCCTTGTGCGTACCCTCGGCGCGGAACCCGCCGCGCCGCCGCTGCGATTTGAGGAGCAAGCCTCTGCCCTTTCCCTTAACATTGCCCAGGCCTGCAACCTCGCCTGCGCTTACTGCTACGCCGACGAAGGCCGCTTTGGTGGCGATCCTCAACTGATGCCCCAGGAACTCGCTGAGTTGGCGATCAGCCGCCACCTCGACCGCACCGGCCCCACCGGCGTCAGCATCGGCTTCATCGGTGGCGAACCGCTGTTAAATCGGCCCGTCCTCCACCACTCCGTGGCCTACGCGGCCAACCTCGCCGCCCGCCGGCGTGTGCCCGTTACGTTCGGCATCACCACCAACGGAGCCTTGCTCTCTTCCGCCGACATTGAGTTGTTGCGATCTTATCCGTTTGCCGTCACCATAAGCCTCGACGGCGTCCGCGGCGCACATGATGCTGTGCGCAAAACCCGGTCTGGCGCTCCTTCCTTTGACGCCATACTGGAACGCGTGGCGCCCCTGTTGTCCAATCCCGGCCGCGCCAAGATCGCCGCCCGTGTCACCCTCACGCGCCGCTTCCTCGATGTCGCCGCCTGCGTGGATGAACTCGCTGCCGCCGGCTTCGGGGAAATTGGCTTTAGCCCTCTGCGTACGTCTCCCGATTCCTCGCTCTGCCTGCAAGACAGTGACTGGCAGGTTCTCCTGGCCGCTATGCAACACGCCGCCGCCCGCGACTGGGCTCGTGTCGAGGGCACCCGCGATGCCCTCCGGTTTTCCAACTTCGCCACCGCTCTCAAACAACTCTATCGCGGCGCTTCCGAAGTGCTGCCCTGCCGCGCCGCCGCCGGCTACGTCTCGCTCAGCGCAAAGGGCCGCTACTACACCTGCCACCGTACTGTAAACGACGATGCTTGCGACTTGGGAGATGCCGCATCCGGCCCTTCACCCGAAGCCCGGCTGCGCTTCGTCAGCGAACGTCACGTCGACAGCCAGGAGCCCTGCCGGACCTGCTGGGCCCGCTATCTTTGCGGCGGTGGCTGTCACGCTGAGGTCCTCCAGGCGGGGCGCTCGGGCTGCGATTTTATCCGCGGTTGGCTCGAACACTGCATCGCCGTCTATCCCCGAGTCCTCTCGTGCCGCCCCGACCTCTTGCGCACGGTCCGCATCAAGGAGCTACCGGAATGA